A stretch of DNA from Pseudomonadales bacterium:
GTCCGAATTCCCAGCGGCGGTGGCTGAAATCCTCCAGACCGTACTCGCCGATCTCGATGGGATTACCTTCGAGATCCAGGGTATGGCGCATCTGATCGACATGCACCCAGCCCCGACGCACCGAGTGGCTGCCGCGCGGGACTTCGATCTTGAACCAGTCAGTGCGACGCTTGAGGATGGTGACTCTGTCCCCCTGCCCGGCCACGTAGAACACGGGATAGCCGCGGCCCGGCCCGGTGTGCATCTCGATGTAGGGATCAGAAACGACGACGTCAGGCTGGTACTTCGCGAAGGGATTGGGCAACGCCAGCGCAGGCAGTGCAACCAGCCAGATGGCCAGAAGCGCGATAAATCTGCCTGCGGAGTGCTTGTTCATGCCGTTAATCCTTTACCGGCGGTTCCCGACTACTGGGGAACGTCAAACGGGTTGTTGTAATACTGCCCGCCCAGGTCGATCCATTCTGAGACCAACTTCAATTCTGTGGCATTCAGGCGCCCATCATGGCTGGCGCCGGCCGCAAAGCGGCTGAAGAAGCGCGGACTGAAGTCCGCTCCTGCCACATTGAGACTCGGAGAGACGTTGATGGTCACCAGCACTGGAATGGGCTGACCGTTGCCATCCAGGACCGGATCACCATTGCCATCCACAACAAACAGCGGATTCCCGTTTCCGTCCGTTGCCTGGACCAGCTCGTCGATCACCGCACCGTTTGCATCGAGGGTCTGCTGATTGTCATTGAACAGCAGTTCCCGATAGCTCTTGTAGTGGTCGGCTTCCTGATCTGAGACACCGTCCGACAGATCGAGCTGAGCCTCCGGCACCATGGCCATGCTGGCATCATCCACCACGTTGTGGCATGTCGTGCAGCGGTTGTTGGCAATTTCCGTTACGCCGTCGTTCGGATCGAAAACCGGACGATTGACGTTCCAGAGCGGATGAATGTGCGTTTCGTAATTGATCACGATCCGGCACAGGGCGGTCCAGTTCGTCACACAGCCTGGATCGACGGGCGGTGTCGTCGTCAGATCTGTGTAGGAATAATCAAAAGAGGGGTCGGGAGCTCTGACCGCCGGATCTGTCCATTCATCGACGAATGTCAGGTCCACCGAGGGCGTTCGCGGGCCATTGATACGCGCATACACCTCCGCCATCGACTCACCCATGTTCGCGAACAGCGTCGGTATGGTGTTCGGAAACGGAGAACCGTCTGCGGGCGCGCCCGGGTTGGCGGAAGGAGCCTGGGCATCCAGACGCCCGTGGGGTAACTCACTCGTCGCGGTATGACAGCCTGAGCATTCGCGCTCCTCGCCTGCCTTCAGCTGCAGCCAGTTCTGATGCCTGGGGAACACCCGACGACCATCTTTATCCAGTACATCGAGCCAGAACGCCACGTTTGCCGGCACCTTGAGCTTTACAGACCCATCCGGCTCCACGGCTGCGTAGCCCAGAATCTCGCGCATGAGTTGCGCCTGGGAGCGCCCGAACGCCGTTCCATCGAGATCCACCAGATCATCGTCCGGCATCGACACGGCCTTCACTATGCGGACAAAGCGGGCCGGTCTCAGCGCGGCGGTGGTCGTCAGCGGGTTACTCAGACTCGCGATATCCGCAGTCGCGGTTCCATCAAGGTCGTAGACACTGCGAACATGCAGCACGCCCACCGATTCGGCGACCAGATCCGGATCGAGATCCAGTCCGGCGACACCGTCGAGTACTACCGGTGGAAGCGTTTTGGATTCCATCACGACCACTTCCGTGAACAGCTCACCTTCCGCCGCCACCACAATCGGCAGCTGAGTGCCTTCGTCGGCATCGAACATCCAGATACCGAACAGCGGATCAGCCTCCACGTAGTTCGGATCCGCCAGATACTCACTGGTGCACGGAGAGATAACCGGATTCGCGGGGTCTGTTATCTCATCGATCAGGCGGCACTGACTCCAGGAAGCAAGCATCCGATTGGTGCCATCGAACAGGGGAGCGAAGCTTGCGTAGCGGCCCTGCACCACCGGTGCCGTCTCGTCCAGAGTCAGTGTGTCCGGAAGAAAAAACTCCTGCGCAGTGGTCAGCAGTCCTGCATTCGCAAATGTCGGCTGATCGTTTTCGACGAAATTGGCGGTGTCGATGGCGACAGGTACCGTTGTCAGGCGCGACTGATCGCCGGCAGGTCGCATGAGTACCAGCAGTCTCGAGTCCGGCAGTTCCTGGGTTTCTACGAATTCAATGATCTCGCCGGACGGACCGGTGTCGTGGCTGTGAACGCCGTAGAGCAGCTCCAGGTTCCGGCCATCAGGAGCAACGGTGTACAGACTGATCCGGTTGATATTCGCAACATTGTCCCAGCGACTGAAGACGATCCGGCCATCTCCCAGTATTGAAGGGTCGAGATCTGAGCTCTGATTGAAGGTGATCTGGTGAACGCCGCTGCCATCATCGTTCATGACATGCAGGGCGAAGGCCTCATTGTCCCGATCTTCATCGAAGGCCGGAAATTGCGGCTTGTTCTCGTCGAGCAGAATCGCCTTGGCCTGAGTCTGCCGGGTGGATGAAAACAGTATGCGTCCATCAGGCAGAAACTTCGGCGCGATGTCGTCGCCCTTTTCCGAGTCGATGTCCGAGGTAATCACTCGACTCACTTCTCCTGTACTGCGATCAAACAGCCAGATGTTCCAGGTCGGCTGCTCGTCGTCATCCAGATCGGGATCTTCCGGGGCACGCATGGCAAACACCAGACGCTCCCCATCGAAGGAGGCGCTGATGTCTTTCACATCGTACTGAGGCGGATTGCCGTCCTGATCGTCCGGAAATATGCCTGCAGTCAGGGATGTTTCCGGTGCACTCGGCGACGCGCGATCTCGAATGAACAGTTCGGCTCCCGGGAAGAATGCCGCCGGTTCGCGAACGTTGGTGGTGACAAGGTCGCCGTTGGCGTCCAGCAGTACAGGACGTTTGACATACACGATGGGGAAATCGACAACGACAGGATCTGCACCCTGAGTGCCTCCGATTGTCGAACTGCTGCCGCCACCGCAACCCGACAGGGCCAGCAGCAGCATCAGAACCACCAGCCCCGAGTGTCGAGGCAGTGGTGTGCACCGGGGGGCAGTATTCAGATCATCAGGCACGGTTTCGCCCTTCTACTTCGATTGAGGCAACTTCCGCGCATTCTTCCATAAGGTCGTCAGGGTGATTGTGCGGCGGGTCACAGGGCGCCCGAGCCTGAATTGCGGCCTTCGTCAACGGTGCGGGAAAGCCGACGGGAGGGCGACGGTATGGAAGAGCCGACGGGAGGGCGAGTTTGTTCTTGTGTGACCTGGGTCACTGTGGGCCAACCGGCTTTCAAGGAGTCTTGCAGCCTGTCTGTCCCGTCGATGGAACCGCGGGAAGTGTCGTGTGCCCGTCTGTGCCTTCGATGACCGAAGTGTTTGGGAACACTAAACACGATAGGAGCGTGTTCATGAAGTCCAATGTACCAACCCGCCGCACGGGTTACGGCGCGTTCCTTGCGTGCGTGGCACTGACCTGCTCGCTCGCTTCACCCGCGAGTCTGGGAGATGCCAGAGACCAGGCGAAACGAATTCACGACCGGATCGCCGGTGTACCACCGGATGAGGCGACTCTCGCTGAGATGGCAACCCGGATCGGCAACAACGATGAAGTCGGTGCTGCTCTTCTGGCAACAGACGCTCCCGAGTTCTACAACGTCACCCTGAAAAACTTTGCAGCACCCTGGACAAACCGGGAGCGCAGCGTGTTTGTCCCGCTCAATGACTACATAGCCACCATCATCGGCATGGTTCGGGACAACTGGGACTTCCGCGAGATTCTCAGCGCTGACGTGCTCTACACGGGCTCCGGTAATGGTATCCCGGCATATTCGAACACCAGCAATGCACACTACGAAGCACTGGAGAACGCCGGAATCGATCTTTCTGCCAACCTTCAGTTCACCCCGCAGTCAGCACTCACCGGGGTGCCTGCTTCCGCCACCGCAGGGGTCATGACTACCCGGGCTGCCGCGAAGGCGTTTTTTATTGACGGCACCAACCGGGCCATGTTCCGGTTCACACTGCTGAATCACATGTGCAATGACCTTGAACAGGTCATGGACACCTCACGTATTCCCGATCGTATCCGTCAGGATGTCTCGCGCAGTCCTGGCGGCGACAGCCGTCTGTTTCTGAACAACTGCATCGGCTGCCACTCGGGTATGGATCCTCTGGCCGGTGCATACGCCCACTACGACTACGTCTACGACCCCGTGACCGACCCGGACGGCAACAATGGCCGGATTGTCTACGACTCGAGCCAGGTCGCCTCCAAGTACTTCAACAATTCAAACAACTTCGAACACGGTTTCATCACGACCGATGAAAGCTGGTTCAACTACTGGCGCAACGGACCGAACCAGCTGCTCGGCTGGGACAGTTCCCTCCCCGGCGCCGGTTCCGGCGCCAAATCCATGGGTGAGGAACTCGCCAACAGCGACATCTTCGCCCAGTGCCAGGTCCGGAAGGTATTCGAGAACGTCTGCCTGCATCCCGTAGAGGATGCCGCAGACCGCGCCCAGATCGCAGCCATGCTGGGTTCTTTCCGCAGCAGCAACTACAACCTCAAGCAGGTATACGCCGAGTCCGCCGTGTACTGCATGGGCGACTAGGCCAAGAGGGAGCAAAAATGTACTCAGCGAACGCTTTACGGTATCTGGTCGCACTGCTCGTCTCTGTGGCCTTTCTGCAGGGTTGCGGTGGTGGCAGCGGCGCGGCTACGGTCGCGAATCCCCTCACTTCTGCACCAAATGTCAGTAACTACAGTGGTCCACCACCCGCAACCGCGGACGTGCAGAGTTTCAAGCTCGCGCTCTGGGACAACCTGGTGCCCAACAACCGCTGCGGCAGCTGTCACAACCAGTCGCAGAACCCGCGCTTCGTGCGCGCCGATGACATCAATCTGGCATACGATGCGGCCAACACCGTGGTGAACCTGGCTGACCCTGGCCAGTCGATCATGGTTTCCAAAGTCCGTGGCGGACACAACTGCTGGCTCAATGATGACAACGCCTGTGGCGACATCATCCAGTCCTACATCGAAAACTGGGCTGGAGCGACTCTCGGCGGCGCAGGCAAACAGGTAGAGCTGATTGCACCGGCCGTTCTGCGGGCACCGGGAAGCAGCAGAAATTTCCCGGATGTTCCCCCTGCCGAGTTCGCACAGGTACACGATCTGCTGACGCAGTACTGCGCCGGATGTCACTCCGACGCTGCAGCGATACCTCAGTCTCCCTTCTTCGCGAGCGCTGACATCGACGTCGCCTATGACGCTGCCCGTTCGAAAATCGATCTGGACACTCCCGCCAACTCCCGCTTTGTGCTGCGCCTGCGGCAGGAATCCCACAACTGCTGGAATGTCTGCGACAACGGCAATCAGGATTTCATGGATGGCGACGATTCCGGCCTCATGCAGACTGCGATATTCAATCTGTCCGCAGCCATTCCTATAACCATCATCGATCCGAGTCTGGTCACCAGCATGGCGCTGACGCTGCCGGAGGGCATCATCTCTTCTGCCGGTGGCCGCTATGAGGCAAATGTCATCGCCCTCTACGAATTCAAGACCGGCAACGGCAATCAGGTCTATGACACCAGTGGTGTCGAGCCCTCTCTGAATCTCACACTGTCCGGAAGCTACAACTGGGTTGGCGGCTGGGGGGTTCAATTCGTGGCAGGGAAGGCACAGGGTTCCACTACGGCCAGTGCCAAACTGTACGATCTGATCACCTCCACCGGGGAATTCTCCATCGAAACCTGGGTGGCTCCCGGTAATGTGACCCAGGACGGCCCCGCGCGAATCGTTACCTACTCAGGATCCTCCAACTCGAGGAATTTCCTCCTGGGCCAGACGCTGTACAACTACGACACCTTCGTGCGCAACGATCCAGCGGACGCTGATGGCGAACTGCTGTCAACGCCGAACGCGGATGAAGTGCTCCAGGCCTCTCTGCAGCACGTGGTACTCAACTACGATCCGATCAATGGCAGGCAGATTTTCGTCAACGGTGAACGGATCGATGTAACCGACGCCACACCGCCTGCTCTGTTGAATGTGTGGGACGACACCTTCGCATTCGCCATCGGCAGTGAGGTCGACAACAACAACCGCTGGGCGGGCACGATGCGACTGCTCGCCGTTCACAACCGCATTCTGACCCCGGCCCAGGTCATGCAGAACTTCGAGGTAGGCGTCGGGGAGAAATATTTCCTGCTCTTTAACGTAGGCGATCACATCGGCATCGCCGACGCCTATGTGGTCATGGAGGTCAGCCAGTACGACTCCTACGCCTACCTGTTCGACGAGCCCTTCTTCGTGGTGCTCAACCCGGCCGGTGTGACTCTGGGCAGTATTCCGGTCCAGGGCATGCGCATCGGTCTGAATGGCAGAGAAATCGGCGTAGGCCAGGCTTATGGGAATATCGACGTCACTATCACCGATGCGGCCTATGCGACGGAAGGACTGCAGTGGCTGTCGACACTGGGCACGGTGATTCCGCTGGAGAACGGTCCACAAAGCGACGAGTTCTTCCTTACCTTCGAGCGCCTGGGTGATGCCGTCAATGTGGTAACCGAACCAGCGCCGCTGGCGCCTCCCCCGCCACCGGATGTCGATCCTGCAGATCAGGCGCCGCCGAGTGGCATCCGTGACTTTGCGGAGATCAATGCCACCATGTCCAGAATGACCGGTGTGCCGGTTTCCCATCCTGCCGTGATGCCCACCTACCAGCAGGTCTATCAGGCAATGCCGGTACAACCGAAGATTGCGGGATTCATCTCGTCACAACAGATGGGGGTTACCCAGCTCGCGATCGCCTACTGCGCGGCACTCGTGGACGACGCGGGTGATCGCGCCGCCTACTGGCCCGGTTTCCCCTGGGGCACCGCCAAGGCGACCGCTTTCAACAACCGTGCCCTGGTAATCGACCCGCTGCTCGCGAACATGGTCGGTTTGAACCTGCCGACGCAAGCGGATCCCGCGGAGGTCACTGCGGAAGTCAACGCGCTGATCGATCGCCTGATCGGCGGACCCAGCAATACGGACTCCATCATGAAAGGAGCCTGTGCCTCCGTGCTCGGCAGCGCGGCGATGCTGGTCCAGTAGTCAAAGGTATTCGAAAAGAGTTTCCGAGGATTCATCATGATCAGACGAACAAAGCGCAACTATGACGACCCGATCCGTCATCCGAATCACAAGCGTCCACGCACGCGCCGGGAATTTCTGGCGCAGGGCTTTCTCATGGGTGGTGCAGGCGCGCTGTTTGGCACCACCAGTATTTCGCTAGGCGGAAAAGCCCATGCGGTGCTGTCAAATGATCTGCTGCCTCTGATTCAGAACTGCGGTATCGCCCAGAATGGTGCGGGCAAGGTCCCCTTCATCTGTTTCGACCTCGCCGGTGGTTCGAATCAGGCGGGTTCCAACGTGCTGGTCGGTCAGCGGGATGGACAGCTCGATTTTCTTTCAACCGCGGGCTACGAGCGGCAGGGGTTGCCGGGCGACATGATTCCCCCGATCGTGAATCCGGGTACCCAGACCAACGACTTCATCGATCAGCGCCTCGGGCTTGCCTTCCATTCAGACAGCGCCTTTCTGCGCGGCATGATGACCCGGATCAGTCCCACCACCGCGGCCAATGTCAGTGGTGCGGTCATTCCCGCACGTTCCGATAACGACACCGGCAACAATCCCCATAACCCCATGTATGGCATCGCCCGCGCAGGCATCGGCCGGGACATCAACAACAATCCCACGATCATCGGCAAAGGGGCCGACGGCTCGCTGCTGACCCTGATCGGTTCTGCAAACACAGACTCGGGTGGCAACTCGATGGCACCCCTGTCGCTCATCGACCTGACCATCCGGCCGACCAAGGTAGACCGTCCCAGTGACGTCACCGGACTGGTGGATGTAGGTGATCTCACCAGCGTCCTGACCCAGGCAGATGCGGTGGCGGTCATGGAGTCGATTTATCGCATCAGCGACTCGAAAATGAATGGCATGAACACAGGCCAGGCCATCACCACCTCGGATGTGGTCAAGGATCTCGTCCGCTGCGGCTATCTCAAGAGTGCCGATCTCGCCGATCGCTTCGGAAATCCGGCGACACTCTCACCCGGTGGCGATCCCGACATCGTCGGTGCGACCGGTATCTTCACTCAACCGGAATGGGACGCCGGCAATCAGAATGCCCGGGAATTCCAGAAGACGGCTTCCGTGATGAAGATGGTCATCAATGGCTTCGCGGGCGCCGGCACCGTGCAGATGGGCGGCTACGACTATCACGGCGGCCGCCGGGCCGAAGGCGAAG
This window harbors:
- a CDS encoding LamG domain-containing protein yields the protein MYSANALRYLVALLVSVAFLQGCGGGSGAATVANPLTSAPNVSNYSGPPPATADVQSFKLALWDNLVPNNRCGSCHNQSQNPRFVRADDINLAYDAANTVVNLADPGQSIMVSKVRGGHNCWLNDDNACGDIIQSYIENWAGATLGGAGKQVELIAPAVLRAPGSSRNFPDVPPAEFAQVHDLLTQYCAGCHSDAAAIPQSPFFASADIDVAYDAARSKIDLDTPANSRFVLRLRQESHNCWNVCDNGNQDFMDGDDSGLMQTAIFNLSAAIPITIIDPSLVTSMALTLPEGIISSAGGRYEANVIALYEFKTGNGNQVYDTSGVEPSLNLTLSGSYNWVGGWGVQFVAGKAQGSTTASAKLYDLITSTGEFSIETWVAPGNVTQDGPARIVTYSGSSNSRNFLLGQTLYNYDTFVRNDPADADGELLSTPNADEVLQASLQHVVLNYDPINGRQIFVNGERIDVTDATPPALLNVWDDTFAFAIGSEVDNNNRWAGTMRLLAVHNRILTPAQVMQNFEVGVGEKYFLLFNVGDHIGIADAYVVMEVSQYDSYAYLFDEPFFVVLNPAGVTLGSIPVQGMRIGLNGREIGVGQAYGNIDVTITDAAYATEGLQWLSTLGTVIPLENGPQSDEFFLTFERLGDAVNVVTEPAPLAPPPPPDVDPADQAPPSGIRDFAEINATMSRMTGVPVSHPAVMPTYQQVYQAMPVQPKIAGFISSQQMGVTQLAIAYCAALVDDAGDRAAYWPGFPWGTAKATAFNNRALVIDPLLANMVGLNLPTQADPAEVTAEVNALIDRLIGGPSNTDSIMKGACASVLGSAAMLVQ